GACCTCGCCGAGGCCCGGGCCCCGATCGAGGTGGCCGGGGCGCGGGTGGTCAAGGTCGAGGGGCCGCGCCAGTGGCTGGCCTTCCCGGCGCAGCAGAGCGCCGCGCCGATCGTGGCGGCGGTCGCGGAGCGGTACCCGCTGGTGGACCTCTCGGTGCGCGAGCCGGCCATCGAGGACGTGATCGCCCGGATGTACGCGGAGGTCGCGATCGGCTGAGCGGGCGGCGAGGGCGTCGGGGTCGTCGGGGTCGTCCGGTCGCTGTGCGTTCGTGGGCGCGTGTGGTGTTCGTGCGTACGGTGGCCGGGCGGGTGTTCTGCTCGCCGTCGCCGGTGCGGGTGACGGTCGTGACTCCGGGGTCCGGAGCCGAGTTGGCCGTTCGTCACCTGCCGAGACCAGGACCGGAGGCCCGCCGCCCGATGGCCGTACCCGACGTGACCGTGGTGGTCGTGGTCTCCGACGCCGTGTCCGTGGGCTTCGCCGACTCGGCGCCGGCCTGGGCGCCGGCCGACGCCAAGCTGCTCCGAACGGACCTCGTCCGGTGCCACGGGCTGTGCCGCAACGAGGAGTCGACGGTCTACTCGGACCAGCCGTTCACCCCGGAGGTCTGCCCGCGGGCGGGCGGGGGGTCCGTCCTCGCCGACTGCGACTGCTGCTTCCTGGTGCTGCGTGAGGACCTGGGCTACCGCACCGAGCGGGCCGGGGTGCTGGACCGGCTGCGCGGGATCGTCGCGCTGCAGCAGGTGGCCGCCGAACTGGCGGAGCCGGGCGAGGAGTTGGACGCCATCCGGGTGCGCAGCTTCAGCTGGGACGTGCCGCGGCTGCTGGGGGACGGCTTCCTGCTGCTGGACGCCGGGCTGCAGGAGCGGGTGTGCCGCGAAGTGGCCCGGCTGGTCGAGCGGTTCGGCGCCCGCGAGGTGTACCACCGGCTGCCGGCCGCCGGGCGGGTGCGGCTCGAACTCGCCGCGGCCGTAAGGCCGGAGGCGCTGCGCGACCAGATCCGCTACGAGGCCGCGCACGGTGAGCCGCCGACGGTCGTGGAGGGCCGACGGCACTACGCGGGCTACCCGGCGTTCCGGGACGGCCGGCTCGGGCTGGCGGACGAGCTGTTCCTGCTGCGGGAGGATCCGGTGGTCGAGGCGGCTCCGCCGCTGAACCTCGCCCAGCAGCTGTGGCGCGGCGTCGTCCCGGCCCAGGTGCGGCGCGGGCTGCGGCGGATCGTGCCGGGCGGGGCGGCGTGGCGGGCTGCCCTCGGCCGGCCGTCCGGGGTGTGAGGGGGCGCCGTCCGGCGGTTGTCCCGGGGTGCCCGCCCCGGCCGTGCCCTGGGTGACGGCGCGTACGCCCGGCGTGAGGGTGGTCTGCACGCCCGGCGCGTGATCGCGAGGCGCGCCCTCGCCCGCGCCGGGCACCGGGCAGACTGGCGGGGTGAGTGACGAAGCCTTCAGCGGGACCGGCCCCGGGGTCCGGTTCACCGCGGCCGATGAGCAGAAGAGACAGGGCGTCCGCCGGATGAAGACCATCGCGACCGGCCTGCTGGCCTTCGCGACCCTCGTCTTCGCCCTCTCCACCTGGGCCAAGGCGGCCGGGGCCGGCGCCTGGGCGGGCTACCTGGCGGCCGCCGCCGAGGCGGGCATGGTGGGCGCGCTGGCCGACTGGTTCGCGGTGACCGCGCTGTTCCGCCGCCCCTTCGGCCTGCCGATCCCGCACACCGCGATCATCCCGACCAAGAAGGACGCCTTCGGGCGCTCGCTCGGCGACTTCGTCGGCGACAACTTCCTCTCCGGGCACGTGGTGCGCGGGCGCCTCGCGGCGCTCGGCATCGGCCGCCGGCTGGGGGAGTGGCTGGCCGCGCCGGGCAGCGCCGAGCGGGTCACCAAGGAGGCCTCGGCGGCGCTGCGCGGCTTGCTCGCAGTGCTGCGCGACGACGACGTGCGGGCGGTGGTCGCCGAGGCGGTGACCAGGCGGGCCGCCGCCACCTCGGTGGCCGAGCCGATGGGCCGGATGCTCGGCAAGGTGGTCGCGGACGGCGGCCACCACGGCGTGGTGGACCTGGTGGCCGTCCGCGCGCACGGCTGGCTGACCGACAACCACGAGGACGTGGTGCAGAAGGTGACCCAGAAGACCCCGGGCTGGACGCCCAAGTTCATCGACCACCAGGTCGGCGAGCGGGTCTACAAGGAGCTGCTGCGCTTCGTCACCGACATCCGCGACGACCCGGACCACCCGGCCCGCGGCGCGATCGACAACTTCCTCGCCGACTTCGCGACCGAGCTGCAGACCGACCCGGAGACCATTGCCCGGGTCGAGCGCGCCAAGGGTGAGCTGCTGGCCCGCCCCGAGGTGCAGGACCTGATCAACTCCACCTGGACGGCCGTGCGCACCCTGGTGATGGGCGCGGCCGAGGACGAGGACAGCGAACTGCGCCGGCGCATCCGCGAGGGCGTGCGGCGCTTCGGCGAGCGCCTGGCCACCGACCCCAAGCTGCAGGCCAAGGTCGACGGCTGGCTCCAGGACGCCGCCCAGTACCTGGTCGACACCTACCGTGCCGAGATCACCTCGCTGATCTCCGAGACGGTGGCGGGCTGGGACGCCGACGAGGCCTCCCGCAAGATCGAGGCCAACGTCGGCCGCGACCTGCAGTTCATCCGGATCAACGGAACCGTGGTCGGCGCCCTGGCCGGGCTCCTGATCCACACCGTGGCGTCCGCGCTCGGGGGGTGAGCCGGGCGCCGTCCCTCCGGGGCGGGCGGGGTGTCCGTCCCTCCGGAGTGAGCCGGGCGCCGTCCCTCCGGGGCGGGCCGGCCTCGGCCTATGCTTGCCAGCACTGTCGGAACGCGCGTAGAAGGCGCGGAGAAGGAAGTAGGGCACCGCCGTGGTCCAGCCGGACGGAAGTCGGATCGGAAACCCCACCGGTAACACCGGGAGCACCGGTGGC
The genomic region above belongs to Streptomyces sp. 1331.2 and contains:
- a CDS encoding DUF445 domain-containing protein, with the translated sequence MSDEAFSGTGPGVRFTAADEQKRQGVRRMKTIATGLLAFATLVFALSTWAKAAGAGAWAGYLAAAAEAGMVGALADWFAVTALFRRPFGLPIPHTAIIPTKKDAFGRSLGDFVGDNFLSGHVVRGRLAALGIGRRLGEWLAAPGSAERVTKEASAALRGLLAVLRDDDVRAVVAEAVTRRAAATSVAEPMGRMLGKVVADGGHHGVVDLVAVRAHGWLTDNHEDVVQKVTQKTPGWTPKFIDHQVGERVYKELLRFVTDIRDDPDHPARGAIDNFLADFATELQTDPETIARVERAKGELLARPEVQDLINSTWTAVRTLVMGAAEDEDSELRRRIREGVRRFGERLATDPKLQAKVDGWLQDAAQYLVDTYRAEITSLISETVAGWDADEASRKIEANVGRDLQFIRINGTVVGALAGLLIHTVASALGG